The following are encoded in a window of Platichthys flesus chromosome 11, fPlaFle2.1, whole genome shotgun sequence genomic DNA:
- the pbxip1b gene encoding pre-B-cell leukemia homeobox interacting protein 1b isoform X4: MSGSNSANSSWTVLASEETVAETLKPLAEEKENHEESLTSAAEPESGANQAARGEASAEGSPVEEHLVSGERTVELIGDTSTEQHTSVPPALSDAAVPASLEDSGTSVPGSDALDHSQGPTEGPAPSSSDPDSFCDSYTHITPSPDEPPASLLTTETLGGGEFTQEQEEERLAEEGTVHHINRVEIQQEDESDLSPRTSDLGKQAVSLVEQLVMDLFSIWAKRLSGGAVVDSPVDSEVGEERTERKEEEAEPEVRRRRTSLLAALDRVGRTEEEEEREEEFQVPQRDDDSGFSVNKCMLGAIILLGLGTIFFSESDYGTRELKDSEAPGKQEWLNPEVPPPPVDADSTELLNKLAEENQQISLLQAQFQAEQEELKVAKGQAAEGATERLQWEEVEKEHKATEAAQAPVQSTTSPSSGQPEESRQETTKAREDRKPLKDQKEKKTDWKKEKYDTGEKKEWKEREKFELKEGENKERKDGGKTEWKKGKHEQGKSDKVKDKEVKQERHSDVTKQYKEKNKKKEKVSRGDEGKSWKVSEGNKEWIEMSERKNLKEVKDWKKAKHDKVNEGKQEKKDRKRGKDQGEKHKGREEWNGEKEWKKGKDGFKESGKDKWEMKDGKEKSEKKEWKKDGEWRAKNGKEGRRKDERKQWEKRENHGKDMKMKNEKKQWKENEWKGKDDKEWKKNDEKKQREKEGEWKRGQKEKDQNYDRKKVKSSSHRNEDEHHHGERVQGEGKAPHTHRSPTLEQPEYWVQQRDRLQHKTKPPQNCNSLETCAQSEGLLPVPLPEFEAILQTYLAKAEEAGVDASKIEELRKLAPEFFKDGVFAHDQMSFQEFVEDVGDILEDMVEEDENGYDNGYDTDSEIEEEMEEFERDVIKKFSVPKAAEKVEGIQREKRKENGRGRG, encoded by the exons ATGTCTGGCAGCAACAGTGCGAACAGCAGCTGGACCGTCCTCGCTTCTGAG GAGACTGTCGCTGAAACCCTGAAGCCTCTggcagaggaaaaagagaatcATGAAGAAAGTCTTACATCTGCAGCAG AGCCAGAATCTGGAGCAAATCAGGCTGCAAGAGGTGAAGCATCCGCTGAGGGCTCCCCTGTGGAGGAACACCTG GTGTCAGGAGAAAGAACAGTGGAGCTAATTGGAGACACAAGCACAGAGCAACACACCTCCGTGCCGCCTGCCCTCAGCGATGCCGCGGTTCCAGCTTCATTGGAAGACTCCGGCACCTCTGTTCCAGGCAGCGATGCCCTCGACCACTCTCAGGGCCCAACCGAGGGCCCAGCACCATCCAGCTCTGACCCTGATTCTTTCTGTGACTCCTACACCCACATAACCCCCTCCCCTGATGAGCCCCCAGCCTCACTGCTGACAACAGAGACTCTGGGAGGGGGCGAGTTTAcacaagaacaagaagaagagaggctCGCAGAGGAAGGAACGGTGCACCACATCAATCGTGTGGAGATACAACAGGAAGATGAGTCAGACCTGTCTCCAAGAACGAGTGACTTAGGGAAACAGGCAG TGTCCTTGGTGGAACAGCTGGTTATGGACTTGTTCAGTATCTGGGCCAAGAGGTTGTCTGGAGGGGCTGTGGTCG ACTCCCCCGTGGATTCCGAGGTGGGTGAGGAGAGGactgagaggaaggaagaggaggcagagccagaggtgaggaggaggcggaCGTCTCTCTTAGCGGCTCTGGACCGAGTCGgtaggacagaggaggaagaggaaagagaggaagagtttCAGGTGCCGCAGCGAGACGACGACAGCGGATTCTCTGTGAACAAGTGCATGCTTGGTGCCATCATCCTGTTAGGCCTCGGCACCATCTTTTTCTCTG AGAGTGACTATGGGACAAGGGAGCTGAAAGATTCAGAAGCTCCAGGAAAACAG GAGTGGCTTAATCCAGAGGTTCCTCCACCTCCAGTAGATGCTGACAGTACAGAGCTGCTAAATAAGTTGGCTGAAGAGAACCAACAGATTTCTTTGCTACAAGCCCAATTTCAG GCAGAGCAAGAAGAGCTAAAAGTGGCCAAGGGACAGGCAGCAGAGGGAGCAACGGAGCGTctgcagtgggaggaggtggagaaggaacACA AAGCCACTGAAGCCGCTCAAGCACCTGTGCAGTCCACAACATCGCCCTCAAGTGGTCAGCCCGAGGAAAGCAGGCAGGAAACAACTAAAGcgagagaggacaggaaaccATTGAAGGaccagaaagagaagaagacggATTGGAAGAAGGAGAAATATGACACTGGTGAAAAGAAggagtggaaagagagagaaaaatttgaattgaaggaaggagagaacaaAGAGCGCAAAGATGGAGGTAAAACGGAatggaaaaagggaaaacacgAGCAGGGAAAGTCTGACAAGGTGAAAGATAAGGAAGTTAAACAGGAGAGGCACAGCGATGTAACGAAACAATACAAggagaagaataagaagaaagaaaaggtgagCCGAGGTGATGAAGGAAAGTCATGGAAGGTTAGCGAAGGGAATAAGGAATGGATAGAGATGAGTGAGAGAAAAAATCTGAAGGAAGTGAAAGATTGGAAAAAGGCAAAGCATGACAAAGTGAATGAGGGTAAGCAAGAGAAGAAGGATCGGAAGAGGGGAAAGGACCAGGGAGAGAAGCACAAGGGGAGGGAAGAATGGAATGGAGAGAAGGAGTGGAAGAAAGGGAAAGATGGCTTCAAGGAAAGTGGCAAAGACAAATGGGAGATGAAGGAtgggaaagagaaaagtgagaaGAAAGAGTGGAAGAAAGATGGTGAGTGGAGGGCTAAAAATGGCAAagaagggagaagaaaagatgaaaggaaacagtgggaaaaaagggaaaatcatGGTAAGGACATGAAAatgaagaatgaaaagaaacagtGGAAAGAGAATGAGTGGAAGGGTAAAGATGATAAGGAATGGAAGAAGAACGATGAGAAGAAGCAGCGGGAAAAGGAGGGAGAATGGAAGAGagggcagaaagagaaagatcagAATTATGACAGGAAGAAAGTCAAATCGAGCTCTCACAGAAACGAAGATGAACACCACCATGGCGAGCGTGTGCAGGGAGAGGGGAAggccccccacacacaccgcAGCCCCACCCTTGAACAACCTGAGTACTGGGTCCAGCAGAGAGACCGGCTCCAGCACAAGACCAAACCACCACAGAACTGCAACTCATTGGAGACCTGCGCTCAGAGTGAGGGGCTACTTCCTGTCCCCCTCCCCGAGTTTGAAGCCATCCTCCAAACTTACCTAGCCAAGGCGGAAGAGGCGGGAGTGGATGCTTCCAAAATAGAGGAGCTCAGAAAGCTGGCTCCAGAGTTCTTCAAGGATGGAGTCTTTGCTCACGACCAGATGAGCTTTCAAGAATTTGTGGAGGACGTGGGGGATATTCTGGAAGATATGGTGGAAGAGGATGAGAACGGGTATGATAACGGGTATGATACGGACAGCGAGATCGAGGAAGAAATGGAGGAGTTCGAAAGAGACGTGATAAAAAAGTTTTCAGTGCCgaaagctgcagagaaagtggAGGGAATCCAAAGGGAGAAACGGAAGGAGAACGGACGAGGACGTGGctga